TTCCCAAAAATATTGAACAGGTCAACATTGTGGTGTAGTGTACCCATGAAACACCTGAGTTTCTGACTGTGGAGAATTTGAGGTATTATATTTGAGGGCGATGAACAAATACTGGTTCTTTGTTACTTAAATCCACATTGCATCTTTATCACCTGGTGAGTAGTGTTTCAAAACACTGCACTGGAAATGATAAacttaaacacacagaaaagggaaagagacagagagactgTGAAGATAAGCCCCATGAGGGGTAAAATAGGACCTCTTGTTGggacccttttttttaaaaaaaaaaatcttgcctCCAACATCTCTTAGCTGCACTTATTGCTAAAGTTGTTAACAGTAGTCAGCAATCAGTTTGTGAGCATGTCTTTGATCAGCTTAGGTGGCAGAAACCCAGTTGACTTTGCTCAGACTTGTCCAACCACCATGTCTCCTGTTTCCCATGGGATTGTTAGATATGAAATGTACTTAGCGCTTTGATCACTTTGTTGGAATTCTGGCTCTACTTCAGGAGTCTCAGGCTTGTCTGCACATCTAATTTCTGACTGCCTCCTCTGTGATTTCATGTGTGTAAGTCTTTTATGGCAAATTAATTCATCTTTAAACGGCATGTCTGACATTACTCAATGTAAGTCGAAATGTGTCTTTATGTATGTCCATATGGCCCATCCAGACGTCAgtagaacaaaataaataaataaataaaataaagaaaagaagcataAAGCAGGTATGAATGCTGACAATAATGGTAACTTTAATAATTCTAAAAAAATCTATAcaatttgtattttcatttacaaaacattaaggaatgttgtaaaatattattataacaAAAACGGCCAtttacacagatacacacatttAAAGATACTACAAAGAGAACACATCAGATGTTCAGAATGCTAATTCTTAGTCTCACTGTCACATTGTTACAGTATTTTGCTTCTACAGAATGTACAGTGAtgcttttctttacttttaatattACTTCATTTTATCTATTGTATTTTTTTGATGCAGTGATGCCTGAAATGGTGAAGATCACATCCATTTAGAATTACTTTTTGTCATTGGCTCATGGATTCTGTAAACTTTTCAAATTCTCTGAGTTATTGACACTGTTTAACATAGataatgaaacacattttttttttggcaattttacattgagaaaATTATAATTCCATGTTAATCTATTTTCTTATGCACTCTTTTAGTGCGTGCTGGGATTCATCCTTCCTGGAAGTACATAAGTTTATGTATTCACGTCCAAAGTGTAAAGTTGCAGCTTTGAATATTTATTAGATGCACAGAAGCTTTTAAAAAGTGCTTGAAATGAAATAAgcactaaaacaaaaatataaaatgtatttatttaaacaggaaaaagaaggTGCCTGGAGAGTGAAACACAATGGAACCAAAATAACTGCGCCAAATCCACATTGTGTGGCACATCATTAAGGCATAAGGTCAagggtttgttttctttctcttataTTTAAATCTGCCATCAGAGCTCAGTGATTTCCGTAGTCCACCATCCATCTATCCCTCCATCTCGCCCTCCAAACACAATGTGTTTATACTACAGCTGTTAAACGGCTGCCTGCTCTTACACAGGaagacatgcacacactccaCGCACACACACTATTTCTTCCGTAAAGAGTGAATTGTATGAGCTTTTGTGTAAAGGGTTTGCTGTTTGTATTAACTAACCaacagtgtttgtgtgtctgcctGTATGTCTGTCTCAGGACAAAGACAtagaaggagaggaagaggacgaGGAAGCAGCCACTGCAGTGTCCAAGGTAAACAGCAACTTCACAGCTATTTGGAtgcaacacagacacaaacaagcTATCTGCTTTTAAACATACACTTGGTCTGAAGAGTTTTACCTCTTACAGTAGCTTTTTGAAGATATGCACCAACCTATCATGCTCTTATCttctcacacagacacacgtgGCCAAAGTAACGGATGTTAATAGttcaaccccccccccacacacacacactgttttttAACTGTGTAGTCTGTGTAAAGCTGAATGACAACTGTTGGAGCTGCTGTGTTTATCTGTGACCAGGCCAGTAATCATCCACTGCTTTATCCTCGACCTTATCACTGCAAAACTGTCTTGTTTAGCTGCTTATTTGTACTCATACCCTTGTCCTGGGACAGACGTAGGACCCATGAAATGAGGTCATTCTCGTCCCTCAGGGGACTTTTGTCAGtgatagtctttttttttttgcttacaGTTTACACTCTTTGATCTTGACCACTGCTTAAATTTTCCTGCAACTTCTGATGGTCCAAGAGAAACTAACAAATTCAGTGCTGAAAGATGCAAGCAACCCGATTTTTCAGGCAAAGAACAAAGTAAATTTCAGAGCAAAGGTTATAATGAACAgccaaaaagcaaataaaaacaagagagTTAAAACATataaggacaaaaaaatatatgataATAATTATTGTGCAAAGATCATTAAGTTGAATAAAAGCTTTCAACTTTTTCTGCACATGAGCATTTAGTTGACTTGGAACATCTTTaaggattttaaataaataaggaagatTATATGTGTTTGTAACTTGCTCAAATATCAATCTCAAATTCTCACATAGGTGCTTGTTAGAATCCAGTAACAAAACAATGGTCGAGAATCCAGGTGTATACCAACTACAAAAGCATGGATAACATAAAAGCCAATAACTAGGAGCAAGCTGAAGTCATGGATTGAAGTTGGAAAGTAATTCAAAAGGATCATAGACAAATCCTGGTTAAAATTACTAGAAAGTTCCTCGCTGCCTAGAGTAGAACTAGAAGTCAAGTTAATATACATTTGGCAGAAGacaaaaaaaccccaaagaGTTTATAAACTGAATCCAAACAGGTCTGTGTGGTGAGTACAGGTACAGGTGTGAAAAACAGGCAACAATTCTTTCTTTACTGGAAAGTTGACACTTGCTGAGAACCTATATGCAGGCCACCAGAAGCAGGCAGATAAAGAACAAGAAGTCTTTAGCTaagcttaaaaaaacagaaggctttgcacagacaggaaatgaaaaagtttcCAAAACATAAATCCACATAAAAGGTAAAACCGAGACAGAGCTGGTACAGATCAGAAAGCCATGATAAAACATTTGGTTGGTAACAATTACAAGAAACAGAAGTTTAACAGAACCTACAGATGCACAAAGAAACCAAAGTTAGAAAACTGAACATGACAATCTAGAAACAAGATTAACACTAAGATGGAGAAACGTGGACTACTCTAGAGTATAgaacatctaaaaataaaaagccacaAAGCGCCGAAGCACAGTCTAGTCTATATGAAAGACTCGAGTGACTATAGACTGTGACAGAgcgagagagagggagagagagagagagagagagagagagactctGCCTTCTGTTTCTTATTCATTTGTTTCCAACATTTAAAGCTTTGACCATAGTATTTATTCCAAATGGTAATATCTTATAGTCAAGTTAAATGATTAACACCCATCCAGTGCTAACAATAAGTCTGGTTTTTAAACAATCAAAAAAAATTTGACCTcacttatttaatttagttttagtttctgtTGTAGATTTTGTAACTCTTTGTTAGTACAAAATAATCTTAaatggctttatttatttttaaaatccatttatcACTATTTTGAAgtaaattgtgttaaataacCTGTTTAATAGTTCATTCACTGTAACTGCAGGAGGCTCAGATGGTAGCGTGGATAGCTATGATTAATGTTAACAGAGCAGAAAAATCACAACACAGAGCAAAAGCTATATCAGCACATCCCAAAAATACCACCAACCTGGGCTGTGTCCAAAATGGTTCTTTTGtctgctgttttcttctctACATTTAACTCACTGAGATGTCAGTGGGAATAATTGACTGAGGGAGTTTGGGCACAGCATCAATAACTATTGAGGTAACATCCAGGTGTAGAGAAAATTGAGCTGACACTTCAACATGCTGTTTTTAAGATCAAAATAAACTATTTGGGCCACATCCTGCAAGCTCGGCTAGATCATTATATATACTGgctcataattttttttataatggttTTATGAAGAAGTGTGTCCTGTGCCTGTGCAGGTGACTTTCTCTCATCACGCTGTTCATGAGAGATGTGTATCATCTCATAATCTGTGCTGACAGCACGTCTTTACTCGGAGGTGTGTCTGAGCTCTTCTGCATGTGTAAAGACTAAGTGCAAACCTCACACAAGCGATGTATTGTCTCTGAACTCTGGCAGACTCCTTGCTTTATTTATCGCTACTGTATGCAACCTTGTTCACAGGACATATTTCACGatgtgtcctgtttgtgaacAAGGGGTGGTAGGGTTGCAGAAGGGAAGGAAATGCAGCATTCTTTCGAGGAGCTGTGCTTTTTAAACTGGAACAATCACTGTGGAGGAAAAACAAGGCTGAAAATAGCAGCAGGCTGCTTGAACATTGTAGAAGGTTATACGTCTTCTACCCACTGTTGATTAATGCTCATTTTAGGTCAAAAAGTTCTCAAAGAGTCCTGGAAgtttgaatgagctgaaaggATTTTCATTCTCCTGTGCATGCAAAACAGTGGTCAGCATGTATTTTCTgggcaaatgttttctgtactGCTAAAGTGTTGATTCACTGGTTTGGTGGGGGTCAAATTTGCACTGTGGtaactattttaaaatgtggGATGTGTTCTGCTGTATACATATACTGTGACATCAGTAATATGTCAATTATTTCATCCAGTAATGTCAAACATCTTCTTAGAGATTGTAACATTTCAATGGTTTGCTGAGAAATTCTAAACATTAAGTAATTCCTTGGTCTAAAAAGGTAAGGATAGGAGACTTTTGTCCAGCAAGAGGTGTGGCGCTGAAGGTAAAGCTCCCCCTCATATAGCCATCCACTAAGCTGCTTGGTTTATCTTTTGATGGGAGACATTGTTGGTCACTGAGCTGCTTTGGATTTAACAAGACCAAGGGATAGGTTGGTCTCGTTCAGTTTCAAGCCCACACAAAAATATCTGGAACTGAGCTATATGCACACAAACAAGTAAAAGGACTCCCACCTGTTTAGGCATctttaacttgttttctgcAGAGATCAAACTATGGTACTGCAAAACTGCTCAGAGAACAAGGAGTGGAGCAAGAAGAGGCAGAGCAGAGACATGGTGCTGAAAAAGCTGAGATTaagttttgtaaatatttgttcATGATAATAAACTATAAGAAACTGGCAGCAGGTTTGCCCACAGGCATGTTCACGATGAAGAGTGAGAGGggactgtttgtttttaccatttattaGCAAAGTGCCTTTCTCATCGTAAGTAGACTCACAAATCTATCAGATGTGAAATGAGCTTGAGCAGGATCATATGTTTTCACGTTTATGAGATAAAAGTCGAGGTTGCATAACCTGTTTACTTGTGGAAGAAAAGTTTCTGTTTGTTAAACTGAAATATTCTGAAGCCTGAGCCAACAGATCTGATTGAAGGTGTTCCTGTTTGGTATGAGAGTTGCATGCTTTCATAGCCATCTACTGCTTGTTGTAACTGCGGAGGCTGGTCCTGAGTACAGATTTACATTGTTTACTGCATTCAGAGCTTTGAATTGACCTCCTCCTACATAGGTAGAGTATAGAAACAAAAGAGGCCCTAATAAGGGGTTCTTAGGGTTGAAGAAATTAATCAGATAAAACTGTGTATACTGAGAGTAAAGCAAAGGCAGATACGGATGTGAGGAGTCAATGTCGTGACCTTGATAGCTGAGATTGGGAATTTTTCCCAGGCGAGAAACAAAGCCAAAACTTTTCTCCATTATCACTGAGGAGGGCCGTAACTATGCTTAGTAGAAAGCTGTGAAAGCAGGAAGGAATTTTGATCTGATGGGGGAGTTTCAGAGGGAGTGGAGGGTCTCCCACTGGACTGTGCTGAGAACCAGCGGAGCTCATAAAATGAACAGTTGTCAGTTTTAAACTCTTGGTTGCTTCTCTACATTCCTGTACAGCTGTGAAATCTCTCCGCTTGATAAATCATAAATCACCCACAACTAGGCGTTATAGATAAGTTAACTTTTAACAGATGAGGGAAATCATTCTACACTTGAAATTCAAATGCTCTCTTATCTGCTGCTTTTTTGTCAGGAGGCCAAGGTGAAGAAGATCATGTCCaagaaggagaggagggagaagaAGATGTTCTCCTCCAAAGATGACGAGCACTTTTTGTTGACCGGCGTGAAGCTGACTGATCGTAAAGGGTGAGAGGACAACAGAGATTGTCATGACAAAAGTACAGAGACTTATAGAGAGTTTATTGCATGCAAACAAGCATATGAAgagaaaatctaaagaaaaattACCCAGTCAAAGTCCTAATGTCATTCTGATTTCAACTCAATGGAATTGCTGTGGTAGGACCTCAAGACAGCTGTGCATAAACAGATGCCCacaaatctaaataaactgGAGCATTTTAAAGGAGTGTGGGCCAAAAGTCCTCCACAACAATGTGAAACACAAATAatgttaaatacaaaaaataatgtttatgctgctaaatctgttaaATTATGAGGTGGACTTATTTCTTCCACATACAGCTTAACATACTGTCACAAGCAGTTGTGACAATGTAGATAATTCCTGGCTTACATCAGGTCAATAGCGATCCACTTCATAGTCTTTACTGGTCAAGTGTGTCaaggaaaaacatttacatttgctAGAAATAAATGAGTCAGGTCTaaacacttttatttgtttatatgtaaGCCTGAGCTCCATTTGCCAGAACTTATTATCTCTCAGACCTGCTGAGGAAGTGGACTATGTATGAAGAGGAAAAGCTTTATTAATCTCCTTGCTCTGACAAAGGGAATTCCACAATGGCTTACTGCATGGGGAAAGGTCCAGTCTCCAGTGTTGAAATGTTTGATAAACACCAGTTCACCTCCCAGTCAGTCCTGTTTATGGTTACAATATGAGTGATCCACTTGTCTCAGTTCTATCTTACTGCCTGTTTTACATGAATAGCCAGTTTTAACCTTTCTTCTGCCTCTTTGTGTTTCTTCAAAGGCCTCAGAAGAAAAGCAAGGATGATGAGAAGGAGAAGgtgaaggagaaagaggagaaaaaggacAAGCCAGACAAGGGCTTATGTTTCTGGGAGAGTGTTACTATGACGATGAGGCAAATCTCCCCCACTAAGAAACTAGAGAAGATAGAGGGATGGGAGCCACCACAGTTGGAGAACTTAACTGAGACTGAGACTGATGAAGCCCCTGTGGAGAACAGCCAGAATGGGGACTTTGCGGTGCCCTTCCCTAACACTATGAGTGTCTCAATGCCTACGTGGGGGGGCCAAGGTCTGGAGGAAGACTCCTCTCGTTACGCTAACCTGACAGACTCCAGTGATTCAACAGCTGGTGTAAAGTGGATGGCCCGTGCCAAAGTAAAGCTGGCAGGCATCAGCAGGATGAGCAGAGGGATTGTGTCAGAAGGCACATGGGGAGGCTTTAAATAATAGCATATAGACACACCTTCTTTCCAGACCCCTCCAATATCAGAGGATGAGGATCTGAACCAAatatctttctgtttttgtagtATAGTtccaaataaaatctgttttaatgcaacttactgtaaaaacaaaaagaaaaagaaaaagaaaagtggccATAGTCATCCACAATCTGAAATGAAGTTGATGCCAAGTGCCTTAAAGTGCAATACCACTGATGGCCACTAGATGTTTGCTTCAAAACATCTCTAGGTCCCATAGACTCCAATTAGAGAACATCTACTTGTGACTCCATAAAGTCTGAATATTTTTCTACAAGTCAGTGGGTTTTTGATAGATTCATTCCTTAATCACTGTGCAGGTGGTCATTTCCAGACCAAGAGGCAGCagctaaaggaaaaaaactcgAGGCTTG
The sequence above is drawn from the Melanotaenia boesemani isolate fMelBoe1 chromosome 22, fMelBoe1.pri, whole genome shotgun sequence genome and encodes:
- the si:ch211-225h24.2 gene encoding si:ch211-225h24.2; the protein is MFKKTKSKVLVDYASEEDDMSWHYHHSYKDKDIEGEEEDEEAATAVSKEAKVKKIMSKKERREKKMFSSKDDEHFLLTGVKLTDRKGPQKKSKDDEKEKVKEKEEKKDKPDKGLCFWESVTMTMRQISPTKKLEKIEGWEPPQLENLTETETDEAPVENSQNGDFAVPFPNTMSVSMPTWGGQGLEEDSSRYANLTDSSDSTAGVKWMARAKVKLAGISRMSRGIVSEGTWGGFK